One window of Channa argus isolate prfri chromosome 4, Channa argus male v1.0, whole genome shotgun sequence genomic DNA carries:
- the agk gene encoding acylglycerol kinase, mitochondrial gives MARVVKVFRTLRNHWKKSTFAVCVLSYGGYWLYGKHCDNVLRREACLVAREFGRQQISPGERLKKATVILNPAACKGKANNLFEKNAAPILHLAGVEITVVKTDYEGQAKKLIELMEQTDMLIVAGGDGTVQEVITGLLRRQDHDKFSNVPIGFIPLGSRNSLSPSLHLLSDNKVKDITSATLSILKGDTVPLDVLQIKGEKEQPVFALMGLRWGAFRDVAATISKYWYLGPLKTNAAHWFRTLKEWPLVQDISVSYLAPTLRPPDLPLHKPPRPNLLYRIIYRLKNYWNPPVEEPPKVEEPERWEEKQLSTVELFIQTHNKNPVERRLNDSLMICTEPDNLTVGEFITVGKKKEEDPTVFTKNSTKLEASVCRLELPEGTSGFYNIDNEEYEAMPVEVRLLPRKLSFFISAERREQLISQTE, from the exons ATGGCTCGAGTGGTGAAAGTGTTTCGGACTTTGCGAAATCACTGGAAGAAGTCTACATTTGCTGTCTGCGTCTTGTCTTATGGGGGGTACTGGCTGTATGGTAAACACTG TGACAATGTTCTGCGGAGAGAGGCTTGTCTAGTAGCCAGG GAATTTGGGCGTCAACAGATCTCTCCAGGGGAGCGTTTAAAGAAAGCAACTGTGATCTTAAACCCTGCAGCTTGTAAAGG GAAAGCTAACAACCTGTTTGAAAAGAATGCTGCTCCTATTTTACACCTGGCTGGTGTAGAGATTACAGTAGTAAAG ACGGACTACGAAGGCCAGGCAAAAAAGCTGATAGAGCTTATGGAACAGACAGACATGCTGATTGTGGCTGGGGGCGATGGCACTGTGCAGGAGGTTATCACAGGCTTACTGCGAAGGCAAGATCAC GATAAATTCAGTAATGTACCGATTGGGTTTATTCCACTGGGCTCTCGCAACTCCCTGAGTCCAAGTCTACATCTTCTAAGTGATAACAAGGTCAA AGACATCACATCAGCGACACTGTCCATTCTGAAGGGAGACACAGTACCTCTGGATGTGTTACAAATCAAA GGTGAGAAAGAGCAGCCAGTCTTTGCTCTGATGGGACTGCGTTGGGGTGCTTTTAGAGATGTGGCTGCAACAATCAGCAA ATATTGGTACCTTGGAccactgaaaacaaatgcagcacATTGGTTTAGAACTCTAAAG GAATGGCCTCTGGTCCAGGACATTTCAGTGTCGTACTTGGCTCCAACCCTTCGGCCCCCTGATCTGCCCCTTCATAAGCCCCCAAGACCAAATCTGCTCTACCGCATCATCTATAGACTCAAAAACTACTGGAACCCCCCTGTTGAAG aGCCTCCAAAAGTAGAAGAGCCGGAGAGGTGGGAAGAAAAGCAGCTGTCGACAGTAGAGCTGTTTATTCAAACGCACAATAAAAACCCAGTGGAGAGG CGCTTAAATGACTCCCTGATGATCTGCACAGAGCCTGACAACTTAACTGTGGGCGAATTCATCACCGTTGG caaaaaaaaagaagaggacccaACTGTTTTCACTAAAAACTCCACAAAACTGGAGGCCAGTGTTTGCCGACTGGAGCTGCCAGAG GGCACCAGTGGCTTCTACAACATTGACAATGAGGAGTATGAGGCCATGCCAGTAGAGGTGAGGCTGTTGCCACGGAAACTAAGCTTCTTCATCAGTGCAGAGCGTAGAGAGCAGCTTATCTCACAGACAGAGTGA
- the dennd11 gene encoding DENN domain-containing protein 11, translated as MVEQSDRAPLLDWEEIPTPDPNQAAPPPPPPPSEEDAPPQKSSQTGGRRTGTGIAAGTGWSSSSTTTTCSPTRSVTAVVASGDGSSGRPRTELLGPAWIRPEPLGSDRNVPFSGLSVRDQWEEKDQIVAVFVVTFDTRSGNMLEWCLPHDINLDGVEFKSMASGSHRITSDFIYFRKGSYFGLACFANMAVESVLERGARMKSVGILSPSYTLLYRYMHFLENQVRHQLHCPGQYSPLEAFYEDKKAVLPPTGNGLVTACPTWSVTTINRCMHPEMKITHPAGCMSQFIQFFGEQIMVLWKFALLRKRLLIFSPPPVGVVCYRVYCCCCLANVSLPGFGVSVPELRPFFYINIADITALETELSYVACTTEKIFQEKKELYDVYVDNQNVKTHRSHLQPLLRLNAADKEKYRKLTEQRQQLLYSQEVDGDCTSNEEDLFILFFMELNNRIFQTLSEVAASTDPTLTAEHVRAMGLDPQADRSFLVHLLEVYGIDITVVIDNLCCS; from the exons ATGGTGGAGCAGTCGGATCGAGCCCCGCTGCTGGACTGGGAGGAGATCCCAACGCCCGATCCGAACCAGGCGGCCCCGCCGCCGCCTCCACCGCCGTCGGAGGAAGACGCACCGCCACAGAAAAGTTCGCAAACAGGAGGGCGGCGCACAGGGACAGGCATTGCGGCTGGTACAGGGTGGAGCAGcagctccaccaccaccacctgcaGCCCTACGAGGAGTGTAACAGCTGTTGTTGCCAGCGGGGACGGAAGCTCAGGCCGTCCGCGAACTGAGCTCTTAGGGCCCGCTTGGATTCGTCCAGAACCCCTGGGTTCTGATCGTAATGTTCCCTTTTCCGGACTCTCGGTGAGGGATCAGTGGGAGGAAAAAGACCAGATTGTGGCTGTGTTTGTGGTTACCTTTGATACTAGATCAG GGaatatgttagagtggtgcctGCCTCATGACATCAACCTAGATGGAGTTGAATTCAAGTCAATGGCCAGCGGTTCCCATCGCATCACCAGCGATTTTAT ATATTTCCGTAAAGGCTCTTACTTCGGCCTGGCTTGTTTTGCCAACATGGCCGTGGAGAGTGTGCTGGAACGAGGAGCAAGGATGAAGTCTGTGGGAATTCTGTCTCCCTCCTACACTCTGCTTTACCGTTACATGCACTTCCTGGAGAACCAAGTCAG ACACCAGTTGCATTGTCCCGGCCAGTATTCTCCACTCGAAGCCTTCTATGAGGATAAGAAAGCTGTTCTTCCTCCCACAGGAAACGGACTGGTCACAGCTTGTCCCACCTGGAGTGTGACCACTATCAACCGCTGCATGCACCCAGAAATGAAG ATCACCCACCCAGCTGGCTGCATGTCCCAGTTCATTCAGTTTTTCGGGGAGCAGATAATGGTGCTGTGGAAGTTTGCACTGCTTAGAAAGCGACTCCTCATCTTCTCTCCTCCACCTGTAGGTGTGGTCTGCTACAGGG TGTACTGCTGTTGCTGCCTGGCTAATGTGTCTCTACCTGGGTTTGGAGTCTCTGTGCCTGAATTACGGCCTTTCTTCTATATCAACATAGCTGACATCACTGCCCTGGAAACAGAGCTGTCCTATGTGGCCT GCACCACAGAGAAGATTTTCCAGGAAAAGAAGGAGCTGTATGACGTCTATGTTGATAACCagaatgtgaaaacacacagaagccATTTGCAGCCTCTACTCCGGCTGAATGCGGCAGATAAGGAGAAATACAGGAAGCTGACTGAACAGAG GCAACAGTTGCTGTACTCTCAGGAGGTGGATGGAGACTGTACCTCAAATGAAGAGGATCTTTTCATTCT GTTCTTCATGGAGCTGAATAACCGCATCTTCCAGACCCTGTCAGAAGTAGCAGCAAGCACCGATCCCACCCTCACTGCTGAGCACGTGAGAGCCATGGGGCTGGATCCTCAGGCCGATCGCTCTTTTCTGGTCCATTTGCTGGAGGTGTACGGGATTGACATCACGGTTGTCATAGACAACCTCTGTTGCTCTTGA
- the wee2 gene encoding wee1-like protein kinase 2 isoform X2 — MLFDEISQQLDFSSCGEEGSSSDNSSDDCTSRISRSSSAWRTPKVQRHHGRSNALSSPLHCNSPIPYASWRKLRLCDSPSTPKSLLSKSSQPFSSTKISRHKKTLRFASVAANLIQAPSVNVNPFTPDTVRRNSEQQWRNTWRSDDDDEHGHRLKHSLTSSEEDDDAFLPPKRRAVQAFMLSRYESEFLELECIGVGEFGAVYKCVKRLDGCLYAIKRSRRPLAGSANEQVALKEVYAHAVLGHHPHVVRYYSAWAEDDHMIIQNEYCDGGSLSDAIVQRKVQGELFTEPELKDLLLQVSMGLKYIHSSGLVHLDIKPSNIFICQRPNASAVGEGDSDEDDYGGTSAGVIYKIGDLGHVTSTHSPQVEEGDSRFLASEVLHEDYSHLPKADIFALGLTMLLAAGAPPLPQNGDEWHSLREGKLPKLPQDLSLPFRNLLQLFLDPDPTKRPSARELCRHTVLREGRAGRLAAQLRRELNVEKFRTAMLEKELQEARQAALSPKQNRTVGVKPPAKLGSLPKAGKLLVGRKMARSMSFGCSGYGP, encoded by the exons ATGTTGTTTGACGAGATCAGCCAGCAGCTGGACTTCTCTAGCTGTGGAGAGGAGGGGAGCAGCAGCGACAACAGCTCAGATGACTGCACCTCCAGGATCAGCAGATCGAGCTCTGCGTGGAGGACGCCCAAAGTGCAACGCCATCACGGCAGAAGCAACGCCCTGTCGTCTCCTTTACACTGCAACAGCCCTATACCTTACGCTTCCTGGAGGAAACTCCGGCTCTGTGATTCACCAAGCACGCCCAAG AGTCTGCTGTCTAAGTCATCCCAGCCTTTCTCCAGCACTAAGATAAGCCGGCATAAGAAGACCCTACGTTTTGCCTCCGTGGCTGCAAACCTCATCCAGGCACCTTCTGTCAATGTGAATCCTTTCACCCCTGACACTGTGCGCAGGAACAGCGAGCAGCAGTGGAGAAACACTTGGAGGagcgatgatgatgatgaacatGGTCACAG GTTGAAACATAGCCTAACATCATctgaggaggatgatgatgcaTTTCTCCCACCAAAG AGGCGAGCTGTCCAAGCCTTCATGCTGTCACGCTATGAGAGTGAGTTCCTGGAGCTGGAGTGCATTGGTGTGGGCGAGTTTGGGGCAGTTTACAAATGTGTGAAGAGGCTGGATGGCTGCCTGTACGCCATAAAGCGCTCTCGGAGGCCCCTCGCAGGTTCTGCCAATGA GCAGGTGGCCCTAAAGGAAGTGTATGCACATGCTGTACTCGGGCACCACCCTCATGTTGTTCGCTATTATTCGGCCTGGGCAGAGGATGATCACATGATTATTCAGAATGAATACTGTGATG gTGGAAGTCTCAGTGATGCCATTGTACAGAGAAAGGTGCAAGGTGAGCTGTTCACAGAGCCAGAATTAAAAGATCTGCTCTTACAAGTGTCAATGGGTCTTAAGTACATTCACAGCTCAGGCCTTGTTCACCTGGACATCAAACCAA GTAATATATTCATTTGTCAGCGTCCCAACGCGAGTGCTGTTGGAGAGGGAGACAGTGATGAAGACGATTATGGTGGAACTTCAGCAGGAGTCATTTACAAAATTG GGGATCTCGGTCATGTGACCTCAACCCACAGTCCTCAAGTTGAGGAAGGGGACAGCCGCTTTCTGGCCAGTGAAGTTCTGcatgag GATTACAGCCACCTCCCCAAGGCAGACATCTTTGCTCTAGGCCTTACAATGCTACTGGCAGCTGGGGCTCCTCCGCTGCCTCAAAACGGAGATGAGTGGCACAGCCTTAGAGAGGGGAAGCTCCCCAAGCTGCCACAGGacctctctcttcctttcagAAACCTGCTTCAG ttgtTTCTGGATCCAGACCCAACAAAGCGGCCATCTGCCAGGGAGCTGTGCAGGCACACAGTCTTAAGGGAAGGGAGGGCTGGGAGGCTGGCTGCTCAGCTACGCAGAGAGCTCAATGTGGAGAAGTTCAGGACAGCCATGCTTGAAAA AGAGCTCCAGGAGGCCCGTCAGGCAGCTTTGTCACCGAAACAGAACCGCACTGTTGGAGTTAAACCCCCTGCTAAGCTAGGGTCTTTGCCCAAAGCAGGAAAGCTGCTTGTTGGTAGGAAGATGGCACGATCCATGAGCTTTGGTTGCTCTGGATATGGACCGTGA
- the wee2 gene encoding wee1-like protein kinase 2 isoform X1 — MLFDEISQQLDFSSCGEEGSSSDNSSDDCTSRISRSSSAWRTPKVQRHHGRSNALSSPLHCNSPIPYASWRKLRLCDSPSTPKSLLSKSSQPFSSTKISRHKKTLRFASVAANLIQAPSVNVNPFTPDTVRRNSEQQWRNTWRSDDDDEHGHRLKHSLTSSEEDDDAFLPPKKCLIVPQGLHLFIWQRRAVQAFMLSRYESEFLELECIGVGEFGAVYKCVKRLDGCLYAIKRSRRPLAGSANEQVALKEVYAHAVLGHHPHVVRYYSAWAEDDHMIIQNEYCDGGSLSDAIVQRKVQGELFTEPELKDLLLQVSMGLKYIHSSGLVHLDIKPSNIFICQRPNASAVGEGDSDEDDYGGTSAGVIYKIGDLGHVTSTHSPQVEEGDSRFLASEVLHEDYSHLPKADIFALGLTMLLAAGAPPLPQNGDEWHSLREGKLPKLPQDLSLPFRNLLQLFLDPDPTKRPSARELCRHTVLREGRAGRLAAQLRRELNVEKFRTAMLEKELQEARQAALSPKQNRTVGVKPPAKLGSLPKAGKLLVGRKMARSMSFGCSGYGP, encoded by the exons ATGTTGTTTGACGAGATCAGCCAGCAGCTGGACTTCTCTAGCTGTGGAGAGGAGGGGAGCAGCAGCGACAACAGCTCAGATGACTGCACCTCCAGGATCAGCAGATCGAGCTCTGCGTGGAGGACGCCCAAAGTGCAACGCCATCACGGCAGAAGCAACGCCCTGTCGTCTCCTTTACACTGCAACAGCCCTATACCTTACGCTTCCTGGAGGAAACTCCGGCTCTGTGATTCACCAAGCACGCCCAAG AGTCTGCTGTCTAAGTCATCCCAGCCTTTCTCCAGCACTAAGATAAGCCGGCATAAGAAGACCCTACGTTTTGCCTCCGTGGCTGCAAACCTCATCCAGGCACCTTCTGTCAATGTGAATCCTTTCACCCCTGACACTGTGCGCAGGAACAGCGAGCAGCAGTGGAGAAACACTTGGAGGagcgatgatgatgatgaacatGGTCACAG GTTGAAACATAGCCTAACATCATctgaggaggatgatgatgcaTTTCTCCCACCAAAG AAATGTCTGATTGTACCTCAAGGCCTCCATCTGTTTATCTGGCAGAGGCGAGCTGTCCAAGCCTTCATGCTGTCACGCTATGAGAGTGAGTTCCTGGAGCTGGAGTGCATTGGTGTGGGCGAGTTTGGGGCAGTTTACAAATGTGTGAAGAGGCTGGATGGCTGCCTGTACGCCATAAAGCGCTCTCGGAGGCCCCTCGCAGGTTCTGCCAATGA GCAGGTGGCCCTAAAGGAAGTGTATGCACATGCTGTACTCGGGCACCACCCTCATGTTGTTCGCTATTATTCGGCCTGGGCAGAGGATGATCACATGATTATTCAGAATGAATACTGTGATG gTGGAAGTCTCAGTGATGCCATTGTACAGAGAAAGGTGCAAGGTGAGCTGTTCACAGAGCCAGAATTAAAAGATCTGCTCTTACAAGTGTCAATGGGTCTTAAGTACATTCACAGCTCAGGCCTTGTTCACCTGGACATCAAACCAA GTAATATATTCATTTGTCAGCGTCCCAACGCGAGTGCTGTTGGAGAGGGAGACAGTGATGAAGACGATTATGGTGGAACTTCAGCAGGAGTCATTTACAAAATTG GGGATCTCGGTCATGTGACCTCAACCCACAGTCCTCAAGTTGAGGAAGGGGACAGCCGCTTTCTGGCCAGTGAAGTTCTGcatgag GATTACAGCCACCTCCCCAAGGCAGACATCTTTGCTCTAGGCCTTACAATGCTACTGGCAGCTGGGGCTCCTCCGCTGCCTCAAAACGGAGATGAGTGGCACAGCCTTAGAGAGGGGAAGCTCCCCAAGCTGCCACAGGacctctctcttcctttcagAAACCTGCTTCAG ttgtTTCTGGATCCAGACCCAACAAAGCGGCCATCTGCCAGGGAGCTGTGCAGGCACACAGTCTTAAGGGAAGGGAGGGCTGGGAGGCTGGCTGCTCAGCTACGCAGAGAGCTCAATGTGGAGAAGTTCAGGACAGCCATGCTTGAAAA AGAGCTCCAGGAGGCCCGTCAGGCAGCTTTGTCACCGAAACAGAACCGCACTGTTGGAGTTAAACCCCCTGCTAAGCTAGGGTCTTTGCCCAAAGCAGGAAAGCTGCTTGTTGGTAGGAAGATGGCACGATCCATGAGCTTTGGTTGCTCTGGATATGGACCGTGA
- the bida gene encoding BH3 interacting domain death agonist, which produces MENLERRTSGQNAVLVIFAFLQTDSNTRNVEYSTELISLSKYIAQDTNCNGPWINAGEDGDLETDGHLASANIVSQVDDLLPSVGLQRHHEAEALQQVAEGLREIAAQLEHNIVAQATQNLRRNLIASPVTQWKSYLAKEVEKLMKFCVGLEQLPQERVIMALTLTLVKGVCEHTPRLLRNLFYTALQYITSSSWAR; this is translated from the exons ATGGAAAACCTGGAGCGTCGGACCAGTGGCCAAAACGCAGTCCTggttatttttgcatttcttcaaACGGACTCGAACACGAGAAATGTAGAGTACAGCACTGAGCTCATCTCTCTAAGCAAGTACATTGCCCAAGACACAAACTGCAATGGGCCCTGGATAAATGCTGGGGAAGATGGAGACCTTGAAACTGATGGACACTTGGCGAGCGCCAACATTGTCTCTCAGGTCGACGATCTTCTGCCTTCAGTGGGCCTGCAAA GACACCATGAAGCAGAAGCCCTTCAGCAGGTTGCAGAGGGGCTCAGAGAAATTGCCGCCCAGCTTGAACACAACATCGTGGCTCAGGCTACTCAAAACCTGAGAAGGAACTTAATAGCTTCTCCAGTTACT cAATGGAAATCCTACCTAGCCAAGGAGGTGGAGAAGTTGATGAAGTTCTGTGTGGGTCTCGAGCAATTACCCCAGGAGCGAGTCATTATGGCCCTTACTCTCACCCTAGTGAAGGGGGTGTGTGAACACACCCCACGGCTGCTGAGAAACCTCTTCTACACTGCACTGCAGTACATCACCTCCTCTTCATGGGCTAGGTGA